In Mesorhizobium sp., one DNA window encodes the following:
- a CDS encoding ABC transporter permease, translating into MRSDRSQRSPLSLKLAAAAGLLFLHLPILIIFVYAFTTEEKSYVWPPPGFTTQWFAVTWNRPDVWQALTLSVQVASISTVIALVLGTLCAAAISGTSFFGRETISLLVILPIALPGIITGIALRSAFSLAEIPFSFWTIVLGHATFCVVVVYNNAVARFRRTSGSMIEASMDLGADAFQTFRHVILPNIGTALVAGGMLAFALSFDEVIVTTFTAGQQQTLPIWMLEELVRPRQRPVTNVVAMVVVIVTFLPILAAYYLTRDGDQIAGSGK; encoded by the coding sequence ATGCGCTCTGACCGCTCTCAACGCTCGCCTCTCAGCCTGAAGCTCGCCGCGGCGGCGGGGCTTTTGTTCCTGCACCTGCCGATCCTGATCATCTTCGTCTACGCCTTCACGACGGAGGAGAAGAGCTATGTCTGGCCGCCGCCTGGCTTCACCACGCAATGGTTCGCAGTGACCTGGAACCGGCCGGACGTGTGGCAGGCGCTGACGCTGTCGGTGCAGGTCGCATCGATCTCCACCGTCATCGCGCTTGTGCTCGGCACGCTGTGCGCGGCGGCGATCTCGGGCACGTCCTTCTTCGGCCGCGAGACGATCTCGCTGCTGGTCATCCTGCCGATCGCGCTGCCGGGCATCATCACCGGTATCGCGCTGCGCTCGGCCTTCAGCCTGGCGGAGATCCCTTTCTCGTTCTGGACGATCGTGCTCGGCCACGCGACCTTCTGCGTCGTCGTGGTCTACAACAATGCCGTCGCGCGCTTCCGGCGCACGTCCGGCTCCATGATCGAAGCATCGATGGACCTCGGCGCGGATGCGTTCCAGACCTTCCGGCACGTGATCCTGCCCAATATCGGCACGGCGCTCGTCGCCGGCGGAATGCTCGCATTTGCGCTGTCCTTCGACGAGGTCATCGTCACCACCTTCACCGCCGGCCAGCAGCAGACGCTGCCGATCTGGATGCTCGAGGAACTCGTGCGCCCGAGGCAAAGGCCGGTCACCAACGTCGTCGCCATGGTGGTGGTCATCGTGACCTTCCTGCCGATCCTGGCGGCCTATTACCTCACCCGCGACGGCGACCAGATCGCCGGCAGCGGAAAATGA